From a single Stigmatopora nigra isolate UIUO_SnigA chromosome 21, RoL_Snig_1.1, whole genome shotgun sequence genomic region:
- the LOC144214741 gene encoding mediator of RNA polymerase II transcription subunit 30 has product MAASLPQKGGVAGMPPQQQQPPHMAPGGTVGAGQQPMPPQGALREISPVFLCRIGQETVQDIVTRTMEIFQLTRGTQLPNGVTQSQAMYQDRFGKLQEHLRQLALLFRKLRLLYERCVEMTADLREGPAELVPYVGEEPVNVRVEPCGPSVHRERKEVLEKVRQKNREMKVLMDQMRDLLWNVNAMLTLRK; this is encoded by the exons ATGGCAGCATCATTACCGCAGAAAGGGGGCGTGGCGGGGATGCCTCCTCAGCAGCAACAACCCCCTCACATGGCCCCCGGCGGCACCGTGGGTGCGGGTCAGCAGCCAATGCCACCCCAGGGTGCCCTCAGAGAGATCTCCCCGGTTTTCTTGTGTCGGATCGGCCAGGAAACGGTGCAGGATATCGTCACGAGGACCATGGAGATCTTCCAGCTCACTCGAGGCACTCAG ctTCCCAATGGCGTGACTCAGAGTCAGGCCATGTACCAGGATCGTTTTGGGAAACTCCAGGAACACCTGAGGCAGTTGGCTTTACTCTTCAGGAAGCTCCGCCTCCTCTACGAACGCTGCGTGGAGATGACGGCCGACCTGCGGGAGGGCCCCGCCGAG CTCGTGCCCTACGTCGGAGAAGAGCCGGTCAACGTTAGGGTGGAGCCGTGCGGTCCTTCGGTCCACCGGGAGAGGAAAGAAGTCCTGGAG AAAGTCCGTCAGAAGAACCGAGAGATGAAGGTTCTCATGGATCAGATGAGGGATTTGCTGTGGAACGTCAACGCCATGTTGACCTTGAGGAAATGA
- the ext1c gene encoding exostosin-1c isoform X1, producing MQARKKYVLLGLCTFCWLLFFYLGRGVRLPTRLLRMLTGQREVARPWPNWTDRAFLPYYAHLNELQTDHATSESPRQRRQSWSVIYKDSHCRMETCFDFSRCRRRGPEGFRVYVYPSEKNERVSESYKKILTSIVESRYHTADPREACLFVLGIDTLDRDQLSGQFVPDVDDRIRGYPLWNDGRNHLIFNLYSGTWPNYTEDLGFNIGQAILARASLNTEHYRPGFDISIPLFSKDHPQKGGERGWLVRNTVPPRRKYLLMFKGKRYLTGIGSDTRNALHHIHNGKDIVSLTTCRHGKDWEKHKDARCDHDNLEYERFDYQELLHNSTFCLVPRGRRLGSFRFLESLQAACVPVLLSNGWELPFSDVIQWNQAVVEGDERLLLQVPSTVRAIGNERVLALRQQTQMLWDAYFSSVDKIVLTTLEIIKDRVFSHISRNKYTWNSLPGGLLALPEYSTHLAHFPFYYLGLGISPSLEFTAVIHAVSPLVSQSQPIMKLLQVVSKSKYCSQIIILWNSEKAPPSRSKWPPMPVPLTITDGKRKTTSRFLPHVAIETDAVLSLDEDAALLTSEVNFAFLVWRSFPDRIVGYPPRSHFWDPLKQAWGYTSKWTNEYSMVLTGAAFYHRYYHHLFSHYLPQSLRTLVDRSSNCEDILMNFLVSAVTHLPPIKVAQRKQYKESPGPQKTTNKNVPWANPEHFNQRQECVNTFAGWFGYMPLVHSQFRLDPVLFRDQVSVLRKKYKDLERA from the exons ATGCAGGCGCGCAAGAAATATGTTCTGCTGGGCTTGTGTACGTTCTGCTGGCTGCTTTTCTTTTACCTCGGTAGGGGAGTCCGGCTACCAACACGTCTGCTCCGGATGTTGACGGGTCAGCGCGAGGTGGCGCGACCCTGGCCCAACTGGACCGACCGGGCCTTCCTCCCCTACTACGCCCACCTGAACGAACTCCAGACCGACCATGCGACGTCGGAGTCGCCCCGGCAACGCCGACAATCCTGGTCGGTCATCTACAAGGACAGTCACTGCCGCATGGAGACTTGCTTTGACTTTTCGCGGTGTCGCCGCCGAGGTCCGGAAGGATTCCGGGTGTACGTGTACCCCTCGGAGAAGAACGAACGGGTTTCCGAAAGCTATAAGAAGATCCTGACGTCGATCGTGGAGTCGCGGTATCACACGGCGGATCCGCGGGAAGCCTGCCTGTTCGTGCTGGGGATCGACACTTTGGATCGGGATCAGCTGTCAGGACAGTTCGTGCCCGACGTGGACGACCGTATCCGGGGTTACCCTCTTTGGAATGACGGGCGCAATCACCTCATCTTCAATCTTTATTCGGGCACTTGGCCCAACTACACCGAGGACTTGGGATTCAATATCGGTCAAGCCATCCTGGCGAGAGCCAGCCTCAATACCGAACATTACCGACCCGGTTTTGACATCTCCATCCCGCTCTTTTCCAAGGACCACCCGCAAAAAGGTGGCGAGCGAGGGTGGTTGGTTCGGAACACCGTCCCGCCGAGGAGGAAGTATCTGCTCATGTTCAAAGGGAAGCGGTATCTAACCGGCATCGGCTCCGATACGAGAAACGCCCTCCATCACATTCACAACGGCAAGGACATTGTGTCGTTGACCACGTGCCGACACGGGAAGGACTGGGAAAAACATAAAGATGCCCGCTGCGACCACGACAACTTGGAGTACGAGAG gtTCGACTACCAGGAGCTTCTCCACAACTCTACTTTTTGTCTCGTGCCTCGAGGTAGACGCCTGGGTTCCTTCCGCTTCCTCGAATCCTTGCAG GCGGCGTGCGTACCCGTGTTGCTAAGCAACGGTTGGGAGCTGCCCTTCTCTGACGTCATACAGTGGAACCAGGCCGTCGTGGAAGGCGACGAGAGGCTACTGTTACAG GTGCCATCCACGGTGCGAGCCATCGGAAATGAGCGGGTTTTGGCTCTCAGACAGCAAACGCAGATGTTGTGGGACGCCTACTTTTCGTCCGTGGACAAAATCGTCCTCACCACTCTGGAG ATCATTAAAGATcgtgtattttctcacatatcgAGGAATAAATACACGTGGAACTCCCTACCCGGGGGTCTACTGGCCCTGCCGGAATATTCCACTCACCTGGCGCATTTTCCTTTCTACTACCTGGGCTTAG GGATCAGTCCAAGTCTGGAGTTTACGGCGGTCATCCACGCGGTCTCGCCGTTGGTCTCGCAGTCGCAGCCCATCATGAAATTGCTTCAGGTGGTTTCCAAGTCCAAGTATTGTTCGCAG ATCATCATCCTGTGGAACAGCGAGAAAGCGCCACCCAGTCGCAGCAAATGGCCCCCCATGCCAGTCCCCCTCACCATAACGGACGGCAAGCGAAAG ACCACCAGTCGCTTTCTGCCTCACGTCGCCATAGAGACCGACGCGGTGCTCAGTCTGGACGAGGACGCGGCTCTGCTGACCAGCGAG GTGAACTTTGCCTTCCTGGTGTGGCGAAGCTTTCCGGATCGGATCGTGGGTTACCCGCCCCGCAGCCACTTTTGGGATCCTTTAAAGCAAGCTTGGGGCTACACATCCAAATGGACCAATGAATATTCCATGGTCCTGACCGGCGCCGCCTTCTACCACAG GTATTACCACCACCTGTTCTCGCACTACCTGCCGCAGTCTTTGAGGACGCTGGTGGATCGTTCGTCCAACTGCGAGGACATCCTCATGAACTTCCTGGTTTCCGCCGTCACCCACCTGCCGCCAATCAAAGTCGCGCAAAGGAAGCAGTATAAGGAGTCGCCCGGACCACAG AAGACCACCAACAAGAACGTCCCCTGGGCCAACCCGGAGCATTTCAACCAGCGCCAGGAATGCGTCAACACTTTTGCCGGCTGGTTTGGCTACATGCCCCTGGTCCACTCTCAATTTCGCCTGGACCCCGTCCTATTCAGAGATCAGGTGTCGGTCCTCCGAAAGAAGTACAAAGATCTCGAGAGGGCGTGA
- the ext1c gene encoding exostosin-1c isoform X2 yields MQARKKYVLLGLCTFCWLLFFYLGRGVRLPTRLLRMLTGQREVARPWPNWTDRAFLPYYAHLNELQTDHATSESPRQRRQSWSVIYKDSHCRMETCFDFSRCRRRGPEGFRVYVYPSEKNERVSESYKKILTSIVESRYHTADPREACLFVLGIDTLDRDQLSGQFVPDVDDRIRGYPLWNDGRNHLIFNLYSGTWPNYTEDLGFNIGQAILARASLNTEHYRPGFDISIPLFSKDHPQKGGERGWLVRNTVPPRRKYLLMFKGKRYLTGIGSDTRNALHHIHNGKDIVSLTTCRHGKDWEKHKDARCDHDNLEYERFDYQELLHNSTFCLVPRGRRLGSFRFLESLQAACVPVLLSNGWELPFSDVIQWNQAVVEGDERLLLQVPSTVRAIGNERVLALRQQTQMLWDAYFSSVDKIVLTTLEIIKDRVFSHISRNKYTWNSLPGGLLALPEYSTHLAHFPFYYLGLGISPSLEFTAVIHAVSPLVSQSQPIMKLLQVVSKSKYCSQIIILWNSEKAPPSRSKWPPMPVPLTITDGKRKTTSRFLPHVAIETDAVLSLDEDAALLTSEVNFAFLVWRSFPDRIVGYPPRSHFWDPLKQAWGYTSKWTNEYSMVLTGAAFYHRYYHHLFSHYLPQSLRTLVDRSSNCEDILMNFLVSAVTHLPPIKVAQRKQYKESPGPQTTNKNVPWANPEHFNQRQECVNTFAGWFGYMPLVHSQFRLDPVLFRDQVSVLRKKYKDLERA; encoded by the exons ATGCAGGCGCGCAAGAAATATGTTCTGCTGGGCTTGTGTACGTTCTGCTGGCTGCTTTTCTTTTACCTCGGTAGGGGAGTCCGGCTACCAACACGTCTGCTCCGGATGTTGACGGGTCAGCGCGAGGTGGCGCGACCCTGGCCCAACTGGACCGACCGGGCCTTCCTCCCCTACTACGCCCACCTGAACGAACTCCAGACCGACCATGCGACGTCGGAGTCGCCCCGGCAACGCCGACAATCCTGGTCGGTCATCTACAAGGACAGTCACTGCCGCATGGAGACTTGCTTTGACTTTTCGCGGTGTCGCCGCCGAGGTCCGGAAGGATTCCGGGTGTACGTGTACCCCTCGGAGAAGAACGAACGGGTTTCCGAAAGCTATAAGAAGATCCTGACGTCGATCGTGGAGTCGCGGTATCACACGGCGGATCCGCGGGAAGCCTGCCTGTTCGTGCTGGGGATCGACACTTTGGATCGGGATCAGCTGTCAGGACAGTTCGTGCCCGACGTGGACGACCGTATCCGGGGTTACCCTCTTTGGAATGACGGGCGCAATCACCTCATCTTCAATCTTTATTCGGGCACTTGGCCCAACTACACCGAGGACTTGGGATTCAATATCGGTCAAGCCATCCTGGCGAGAGCCAGCCTCAATACCGAACATTACCGACCCGGTTTTGACATCTCCATCCCGCTCTTTTCCAAGGACCACCCGCAAAAAGGTGGCGAGCGAGGGTGGTTGGTTCGGAACACCGTCCCGCCGAGGAGGAAGTATCTGCTCATGTTCAAAGGGAAGCGGTATCTAACCGGCATCGGCTCCGATACGAGAAACGCCCTCCATCACATTCACAACGGCAAGGACATTGTGTCGTTGACCACGTGCCGACACGGGAAGGACTGGGAAAAACATAAAGATGCCCGCTGCGACCACGACAACTTGGAGTACGAGAG gtTCGACTACCAGGAGCTTCTCCACAACTCTACTTTTTGTCTCGTGCCTCGAGGTAGACGCCTGGGTTCCTTCCGCTTCCTCGAATCCTTGCAG GCGGCGTGCGTACCCGTGTTGCTAAGCAACGGTTGGGAGCTGCCCTTCTCTGACGTCATACAGTGGAACCAGGCCGTCGTGGAAGGCGACGAGAGGCTACTGTTACAG GTGCCATCCACGGTGCGAGCCATCGGAAATGAGCGGGTTTTGGCTCTCAGACAGCAAACGCAGATGTTGTGGGACGCCTACTTTTCGTCCGTGGACAAAATCGTCCTCACCACTCTGGAG ATCATTAAAGATcgtgtattttctcacatatcgAGGAATAAATACACGTGGAACTCCCTACCCGGGGGTCTACTGGCCCTGCCGGAATATTCCACTCACCTGGCGCATTTTCCTTTCTACTACCTGGGCTTAG GGATCAGTCCAAGTCTGGAGTTTACGGCGGTCATCCACGCGGTCTCGCCGTTGGTCTCGCAGTCGCAGCCCATCATGAAATTGCTTCAGGTGGTTTCCAAGTCCAAGTATTGTTCGCAG ATCATCATCCTGTGGAACAGCGAGAAAGCGCCACCCAGTCGCAGCAAATGGCCCCCCATGCCAGTCCCCCTCACCATAACGGACGGCAAGCGAAAG ACCACCAGTCGCTTTCTGCCTCACGTCGCCATAGAGACCGACGCGGTGCTCAGTCTGGACGAGGACGCGGCTCTGCTGACCAGCGAG GTGAACTTTGCCTTCCTGGTGTGGCGAAGCTTTCCGGATCGGATCGTGGGTTACCCGCCCCGCAGCCACTTTTGGGATCCTTTAAAGCAAGCTTGGGGCTACACATCCAAATGGACCAATGAATATTCCATGGTCCTGACCGGCGCCGCCTTCTACCACAG GTATTACCACCACCTGTTCTCGCACTACCTGCCGCAGTCTTTGAGGACGCTGGTGGATCGTTCGTCCAACTGCGAGGACATCCTCATGAACTTCCTGGTTTCCGCCGTCACCCACCTGCCGCCAATCAAAGTCGCGCAAAGGAAGCAGTATAAGGAGTCGCCCGGACCACAG ACCACCAACAAGAACGTCCCCTGGGCCAACCCGGAGCATTTCAACCAGCGCCAGGAATGCGTCAACACTTTTGCCGGCTGGTTTGGCTACATGCCCCTGGTCCACTCTCAATTTCGCCTGGACCCCGTCCTATTCAGAGATCAGGTGTCGGTCCTCCGAAAGAAGTACAAAGATCTCGAGAGGGCGTGA
- the LOC144214740 gene encoding putative thiopurine S-methyltransferase: MNNMLKIQENCVVALKDWERRWHENRIGFHKPQVHEMLKGNIEKVLAGRTGVRFFFPLCGKAVDMKWLADMGHSVVGVEISEKAIRQFFSENGLIYSEELVPSIPGAKLFKNSEKNISLYNCDLYSVSSSIIGQFGAIWDRGSLVAINPKDREKYASLIISLMANDCKYLLSTLVYNPELYEGPPFVVPGEQIHSLFGEKCNVEQLLSDNVMEDRHRAWGLDYLLEQLYLLHPKSS, encoded by the exons ATGAACAACATGCTGAAAATTCAGGAAAATTGTGTCGTGGCACTCAAAGATTGGGAACGTCGCTGGCACGAAAACAGAATTGGCTTTCACAAGCCACAAGTACACGA gATGCTCAAGGGGAACATTGAAAAAGTTTTAGCCGGGCGGACGGGAGTTCGcttcttttttcctctctgtGGGAAAGCTGTAGATATGAAGTG gCTTGCAGACATGGGCCATTCGGTGGTCGGAGTGGAGATTTCGGAAAAAGCCATTCGGCAGTTCTTTTCGGAGAACGGCTTGATTTACAGCGAGGAACTTGTTCCTTCTATTCCTGGCGCAAAGCTTTTTAAG aactctgaaaaaaacatctcCTTGTATAATTGTGATCTGTACAGTGTATCGAG TTCAATTATAGGTCAGTTTGGAGCTATTTGGGATCGAGGCTCTTTGGTGGCCATCAACCCGAAAGACAGAGAAAA ATATGCTTCTCTCATCATTTCGTTGATGGCCAACGACTGCAAATATCTTTTGTCCACACTGGTATACAATCCGGAACTTTATGAAG GTCCTCCATTTGTTGTACCTGGTGAGCAAATACATTCCTTGTTTG gaGAAAAGTGCAACGTGGAGCAGCTTTTATCCGATAATGTGATGGAAGATAGACACCGGGCCTGGGGTCTCGACTACCTGCTTGAACAACTCTACCTCCTTCATCCAAAGTCGAGTTAA